In one window of Geminocystis sp. M7585_C2015_104 DNA:
- a CDS encoding inositol monophosphatase family protein: protein MIYFWYQVYNFCVQVTQRVGETLLRNFARVEATRKPDGSLVTKADKWADDELRRAVKQCFPTHGILTEETEQILPSNEWCWVIDPIDGTTNFTRGIPIWGISIGLLYRGMPVFGFVHFPQTGQTYHGYYFANTGLTGPKGAYLNNTPIYTSSATPSPNHVVALCNRSLEKLKQHLPCKVRVTGVTSYDLISVACGATLGAIEANPKIWDIAGAYPILLAAGGCFLHLSPDSTFPLTPGRDYGKVGFPSLALAHENLIPIFKPLVAPIVPPKSVVIG, encoded by the coding sequence ATGATATATTTCTGGTATCAGGTTTACAATTTCTGTGTACAAGTAACTCAAAGGGTGGGGGAAACCCTCTTAAGGAATTTCGCAAGAGTGGAAGCCACCCGCAAACCGGATGGTAGTCTTGTAACCAAAGCCGATAAGTGGGCGGATGACGAGTTAAGACGGGCTGTCAAACAGTGCTTTCCCACCCATGGGATTTTGACTGAAGAGACAGAACAGATTTTGCCAAGCAATGAGTGGTGTTGGGTAATCGATCCTATTGATGGTACTACCAATTTTACTAGGGGCATACCAATCTGGGGGATTTCCATAGGCCTATTGTATCGGGGGATGCCAGTATTTGGCTTTGTGCATTTCCCTCAAACTGGACAGACTTACCACGGCTACTACTTCGCCAACACGGGCCTAACTGGCCCCAAGGGGGCTTATCTTAATAATACTCCTATATATACCAGTTCAGCCACTCCCAGTCCGAATCATGTAGTAGCTTTGTGTAACCGGAGTCTGGAAAAGCTGAAACAACACTTGCCTTGTAAGGTGAGGGTTACTGGTGTTACCAGCTACGACTTAATTTCTGTGGCTTGTGGTGCCACTTTAGGGGCTATTGAGGCGAATCCGAAAATCTGGGACATTGCCGGCGCCTATCCCATTCTCTTGGCAGCAGGTGGTTGTTTTCTGCATCTTTCCCCTGATTCTACTTTCCCCTTAACCCCTGGCAGGGATTATGGCAAGGTGGGTTTTCCCTCCCTTGCCCTGGCCCATGAGAATCTTATCCCTATATTCAAACCACTAGTAGCTCCAATTGTTCCCCCTAAATCTGTGGTTATAGGCTGA
- a CDS encoding radical SAM protein: MNLFAEEKILFKPVSKDINAIPVIYAFPSDYSVGITSLGYQLVWANFCLRKDVDVRRLFTDIHEKLPRFPELVGFSFSWELDYVNIFKLLEYLHIPITSKDRNDNHPLVFGGGPVLTANPEPFADFFDIILLGDAENLVDNFLDSYQEVRNAPREEKLEYLATKPGIYVPSLYSVEYEDKTGKIKAIKPVNDSLPKRIEKQTYRGNILAASTVVTPRAAWENIYMVEVVRSCPEMCRFCLASYLTLPFRVASVENSLIPAIERGLTVTNRLGLLGASVTQHPEFEALIDYLSQPQFDNVRVSIASVRTNTVTEKLANFLTKRDTKSITIAMESGSEKIREIINKKLTNQEIIQAAINAQAGGLKGIKFYGMVGLPQEEYEDLDATVEILRAVKKAAPSLKITLGCSTFVPKSHTPFQWFGVSKDGNKRLQYLEKNLRKIGVDFRPESYNWSVIQALISRGDRRLSKILQLTRNYGDSLGSYKRAFKELKGEIPPLEYYVYENWPIGQVLPWQHIKAALSEETLVKHLHQSLSTP; the protein is encoded by the coding sequence ATGAATCTATTTGCCGAGGAAAAAATCCTATTCAAACCCGTTTCTAAAGACATTAATGCCATACCTGTAATTTACGCTTTTCCCAGTGATTACTCTGTGGGAATCACCAGTCTAGGCTATCAATTGGTATGGGCAAATTTTTGCTTAAGAAAAGACGTAGATGTCAGACGTCTGTTTACTGATATTCATGAAAAACTACCCAGATTTCCAGAGCTGGTGGGGTTTTCTTTTTCTTGGGAATTAGATTATGTTAATATCTTCAAACTGTTAGAATATCTACACATTCCAATTACCAGTAAAGACAGAAATGACAACCATCCCTTGGTATTCGGAGGCGGGCCAGTTTTAACAGCAAACCCCGAGCCTTTTGCCGATTTCTTTGACATTATCCTCCTAGGAGACGCCGAGAATTTAGTAGACAATTTTCTTGACAGTTACCAGGAGGTTAGAAACGCCCCTAGGGAAGAAAAACTAGAATATTTAGCCACCAAACCGGGGATTTATGTCCCCAGTTTATATTCAGTGGAATATGAAGACAAAACAGGGAAAATAAAAGCAATAAAACCCGTAAATGATTCCCTGCCAAAGAGAATAGAAAAACAAACCTATAGAGGCAATATTCTGGCGGCATCTACAGTGGTAACCCCCAGGGCAGCCTGGGAAAACATTTACATGGTAGAGGTGGTGAGAAGTTGCCCGGAAATGTGTCGTTTTTGTCTGGCAAGTTATCTAACCCTTCCTTTCCGGGTAGCCAGTGTAGAAAATTCTCTTATCCCAGCCATAGAAAGAGGATTAACCGTGACTAATCGTCTGGGATTATTAGGGGCATCAGTCACTCAACACCCCGAATTTGAAGCCCTAATAGACTATTTGAGCCAACCACAATTTGACAATGTTAGAGTAAGTATAGCCTCAGTACGTACCAATACAGTAACAGAAAAACTGGCCAACTTTTTGACAAAAAGAGATACTAAGTCCATCACTATTGCCATGGAAAGTGGCAGTGAAAAAATTAGAGAAATTATCAACAAAAAACTCACTAACCAAGAGATTATCCAAGCTGCAATAAACGCCCAGGCAGGAGGGTTAAAGGGTATAAAATTCTACGGAATGGTGGGGTTACCCCAGGAAGAGTATGAAGACCTCGATGCTACAGTAGAAATACTTAGGGCCGTCAAAAAGGCTGCCCCCAGTCTTAAAATTACCCTAGGCTGCAGTACATTTGTGCCCAAGTCTCATACGCCATTTCAATGGTTTGGGGTAAGCAAAGATGGTAACAAAAGACTACAGTATTTAGAGAAAAATTTGAGGAAGATAGGGGTAGATTTTCGGCCAGAAAGTTACAATTGGTCAGTAATCCAAGCCCTAATTTCCAGAGGAGACAGACGTTTAAGCAAAATACTACAACTTACCCGCAATTATGGTGATAGTCTAGGGAGTTACAAAAGGGCATTCAAGGAATTAAAAGGAGAAATACCACCCCTAGAGTACTATGTATACGAAAACTGGCCGATAGGACAAGTACTACCCTGGCAACACATAAAAGCCGCCCTCAGTGAGGAAACATTGGTTAAACATCTACACCAGTCCCTCTCGACCCCTTAG
- a CDS encoding DUF1269 domain-containing protein — translation MSDLIAIAYDDIFKAEEVRLTLFKLQREHLIELEDAAVVIKTADGKVKLNQSINLAAAGAASGGFWGLLIGTLFLVPLLGAAVGAATGAISGALSDIGIDDEFMRELGETLQPNTSALFILVKKVTPDKVLDEISKYGGKILRTSLSKDDERQLQEVLNNRGLKPLDTSSSQPGA, via the coding sequence ATGAGTGATCTAATAGCTATAGCCTATGATGACATATTTAAGGCAGAAGAGGTAAGATTGACACTGTTCAAACTACAAAGAGAACACCTGATCGAACTAGAAGATGCCGCCGTAGTCATAAAGACTGCAGACGGGAAGGTAAAACTGAATCAGTCTATCAACCTAGCGGCGGCAGGGGCGGCAAGTGGCGGTTTCTGGGGGCTGCTAATTGGCACCCTTTTTTTAGTGCCCCTCCTCGGGGCAGCGGTGGGGGCAGCCACTGGAGCAATTAGTGGGGCTTTGAGTGACATTGGTATTGACGATGAGTTCATGCGAGAATTGGGGGAAACTCTGCAACCCAATACCTCCGCCCTGTTTATTCTAGTCAAAAAAGTAACCCCCGACAAGGTGTTAGACGAAATTAGCAAATACGGGGGGAAAATATTACGCACCTCCCTCAGCAAAGACGATGAAAGACAATTACAAGAGGTGTTAAATAATCGTGGGCTTAAACCCTTAGACACCTCTTCCAGCCAACCAGGTGCGTAA
- a CDS encoding TerD family protein — translation MAISLKKGEGISLTKAAPSLTAGFVGLGWDVNNTTGADFDLDVSVFMLGQDEKLVSDRHFIFYNNLVSPDPDHSVKLLGDNRTGEGEGDDEGIIIDLRKVPPEVAKMVIAVSIYEADKRKQNFGQVQNAYVRLVDVQTKEEILRYDLDEDFSTETAVVMAEIYRDNGDWRVRAVGAGYPGGLEGLLNRYQ, via the coding sequence ATGGCTATATCTTTGAAGAAAGGAGAAGGGATTTCCCTCACCAAAGCCGCACCCAGTTTGACGGCGGGGTTTGTTGGCTTGGGATGGGATGTCAACAACACCACTGGGGCAGACTTTGACTTAGATGTGTCAGTCTTTATGTTAGGGCAAGATGAGAAGCTGGTCTCCGATAGACATTTTATTTTCTACAATAACCTAGTTAGTCCCGATCCAGATCACTCGGTTAAACTTTTAGGGGATAATCGCACTGGTGAAGGGGAGGGGGATGACGAGGGTATTATCATTGACCTGCGCAAAGTACCTCCCGAGGTAGCTAAAATGGTTATTGCCGTTTCTATCTACGAGGCAGATAAGCGGAAACAAAATTTTGGCCAGGTACAAAATGCCTATGTCCGTCTTGTGGATGTGCAAACCAAGGAGGAAATCCTCCGTTATGATTTAGATGAGGATTTCTCCACGGAAACCGCCGTAGTTATGGCTGAAATATACAGGGACAACGGTGACTGGCGGGTAAGGGCGGTTGGTGCTGGTTATCCTGGGGGTTTGGAGGGGCTTCTCAACAGATACCAGTAG
- the lpxD gene encoding UDP-3-O-(3-hydroxymyristoyl)glucosamine N-acyltransferase, whose product MKFSELVARLSVQNNSLQTNPDCNPEITHLASLEEADANSLSYIEGAKYASWINTTKASALILPKEANSLQKKATARGIAWLATPNPRLTFAQALNLFYQPFKPQPQIHPTAVIAEGVELGENVSIGAHVVIEKGVKIGNDVCIFPNVVIYPHVVIGPRTIIHSNVTIEERTQIGADCIIHSGAVIGGEGFGFVPTPEGWYKMPQSGYVILEDGVEIGCNTTVDRPAVGVTRIGKNTKLDNLVHVGHNVTIGENCILAAQVGLAGGVRIGNRVILAGQVGVANQVQIGDGAVASAQTGIHNHVKPGEVVSGSPAVSNKLYLKASAIYKKLPEIYEAFKKLKKNL is encoded by the coding sequence ATGAAATTTAGTGAACTAGTTGCCAGGCTATCAGTTCAAAATAACAGTTTACAGACCAATCCTGATTGTAACCCAGAAATCACCCACCTGGCGTCCCTGGAAGAAGCAGATGCCAATAGTCTAAGTTATATTGAAGGAGCCAAATACGCCTCTTGGATTAATACCACCAAGGCTTCCGCCCTGATTTTGCCAAAAGAGGCCAATTCACTGCAAAAGAAAGCCACCGCCAGAGGTATTGCCTGGTTAGCCACCCCCAATCCCCGTTTAACCTTTGCCCAAGCCCTTAACCTATTCTACCAACCCTTTAAACCTCAACCCCAAATCCACCCCACAGCAGTAATTGCCGAGGGAGTAGAATTGGGAGAGAATGTGTCCATCGGCGCCCATGTGGTGATAGAGAAGGGGGTTAAAATTGGCAACGATGTTTGCATCTTCCCCAATGTGGTTATCTATCCCCATGTAGTCATTGGCCCCCGTACTATCATCCATAGTAACGTTACCATTGAAGAAAGGACACAAATCGGCGCCGATTGTATCATCCACAGTGGTGCTGTAATTGGTGGTGAAGGTTTTGGCTTTGTGCCTACCCCCGAAGGCTGGTATAAAATGCCCCAGTCTGGCTATGTGATTCTGGAAGACGGGGTGGAGATAGGATGTAATACCACAGTAGATCGTCCCGCTGTCGGTGTTACTCGTATTGGCAAAAATACAAAACTCGATAACCTCGTTCATGTAGGACATAACGTTACCATCGGCGAAAATTGTATTTTAGCCGCCCAGGTAGGACTAGCAGGGGGTGTCAGAATCGGCAATCGCGTTATTCTGGCCGGTCAAGTTGGTGTTGCAAATCAAGTACAAATAGGTGACGGGGCAGTAGCCTCCGCCCAAACAGGCATCCATAACCATGTTAAACCAGGAGAAGTAGTTTCTGGCTCCCCCGCCGTCAGCAACAAGTTATATCTAAAAGCCTCGGCCATCTACAAGAAATTACCTGAAATTTACGAAGCCTTTAAAAAACTAAAGAAGAATCTTTAA
- the grpE gene encoding nucleotide exchange factor GrpE, whose product MNDQEKNTQIAQETEIREEQVAPEATPEVATESAGATTATESPETTTTEGEAPQEKTKETTQETQEQQELSPDEKIQNLEATIESLKQELIRTKNELEKTTAQLQAAIAQYRNLQADFDRFRERTSKEKQELEFQVKKRVITALLPTVDNFERARSQIKPANDGEMAIHRSYQGVYKTFVEGLKQLGVSAMRAENQPFDPNYHEALLREPTNEYPEGTVIEQLTRGYMLDGVVLRHAQVKVAVPLETESAPAESQSPPEQPQEEKGEENN is encoded by the coding sequence ATGAACGACCAAGAAAAAAACACCCAAATAGCACAAGAAACAGAAATTAGGGAAGAGCAAGTGGCACCAGAAGCAACACCGGAAGTGGCAACAGAAAGTGCCGGTGCCACCACAGCCACGGAATCCCCAGAAACCACCACTACAGAAGGGGAAGCTCCACAAGAAAAGACAAAAGAAACTACACAAGAAACACAAGAGCAGCAGGAACTGTCACCAGATGAAAAAATTCAAAACCTAGAGGCAACTATAGAATCCCTAAAACAAGAATTAATTAGAACTAAAAACGAATTAGAAAAAACTACGGCGCAGTTACAAGCGGCTATAGCCCAATACAGAAACCTTCAAGCAGACTTCGACCGATTTAGAGAGCGCACAAGCAAGGAAAAACAAGAACTGGAATTCCAAGTGAAAAAGAGGGTAATTACCGCTCTACTACCAACAGTAGACAATTTTGAAAGGGCAAGGAGTCAAATTAAACCCGCCAACGACGGGGAAATGGCTATCCATAGAAGTTACCAGGGAGTGTACAAGACCTTTGTAGAAGGGCTCAAACAACTGGGCGTTTCAGCTATGCGCGCCGAAAATCAACCCTTTGACCCCAACTACCATGAAGCCCTACTACGGGAGCCTACAAATGAATATCCAGAAGGTACCGTAATTGAACAACTTACTAGAGGCTATATGCTGGACGGTGTAGTGCTGCGCCATGCCCAGGTAAAAGTGGCTGTGCCCCTGGAAACAGAATCAGCACCAGCAGAAAGCCAATCCCCTCCTGAACAACCCCAGGAAGAAAAGGGAGAGGAAAACAACTAA
- the dnaK gene encoding molecular chaperone DnaK: protein MGKIIGIDLGTTNSCVAFLEGGKPMVIPNQEGARTTPSIVAFGKNNQRLVGQLAKRQAVTNAENTIYSIKRFIGLRWDETEEERKRVTYKCVRGKDNTVNVEVMGKQYTPQEISAMILQKLKTDAETFLGEEVTQAVITVPAYFTDAQRQATKDAGTIAGLEVLRIINEPTAAALAYGLDKQSQEQFVLVYDLGGGTFDVSILQIGNGIFEVIATAGNNQLGGDDFDAEIVKWLIEQFKQQEGIDLSTDKMALQRLREAAEKAKIELSNLTETPINLPFITADESGPKHLEVELTRAKLEELIGHLVRKTIEPMEQALRDSELSKDKISRVLLVGGSTRIPMVRRLIEEYFGGAVPIDRSVNPDEAVALGAALQGGILGGEVRDLLLLDVVPLSLGVETMGEVFTKIIERNTTIPVSRTQVFSTAVDGQTSVEIHVLQGERPMAKDNKSLGKFLLTGIPPAPRGVPQIEVTFEIDVDGILRVSARDKGTGQEKSIVITNTGALSSAEIESMREAAQKYAAEDRRRLQLVEIKRQLDSLMYSYQLMLEKTPEIVPPSIRREVQTREKAILDAIEDFSMPVAEVEKMLASFRDLILNIGARAYESAAAQDATEVGEQPPRESTTYEPLDEDDEFKSIEQEILTGLSQISEEPINVEFDYDKDETITGDYEAVD from the coding sequence ATGGGAAAAATCATTGGAATCGATTTGGGCACCACCAACTCCTGCGTCGCCTTCTTGGAAGGGGGCAAACCCATGGTAATCCCAAACCAGGAGGGGGCCAGGACTACTCCTAGTATCGTCGCCTTTGGCAAAAATAACCAACGGCTGGTAGGACAACTGGCCAAGCGACAAGCCGTCACCAACGCCGAAAATACCATCTACAGCATCAAACGCTTTATCGGCTTGCGATGGGATGAAACAGAAGAAGAAAGAAAACGGGTTACCTACAAGTGTGTTCGCGGGAAAGACAACACTGTCAATGTGGAAGTGATGGGGAAACAATACACCCCCCAAGAAATCTCCGCTATGATTCTCCAAAAACTCAAAACCGATGCCGAAACCTTCTTGGGAGAAGAGGTAACCCAGGCAGTAATCACCGTACCAGCCTATTTCACCGACGCCCAACGACAAGCCACTAAAGACGCCGGCACCATCGCCGGTCTGGAAGTGTTAAGAATCATTAACGAACCGACGGCGGCAGCCTTGGCCTACGGGTTGGACAAACAAAGTCAAGAACAATTCGTCCTGGTATACGACTTGGGTGGTGGCACCTTCGATGTTTCCATTCTCCAGATAGGCAATGGGATTTTTGAAGTTATCGCTACCGCCGGCAACAACCAGTTGGGAGGCGACGACTTCGATGCGGAAATCGTTAAGTGGCTGATTGAACAGTTTAAACAACAAGAGGGGATTGACCTGAGCACCGACAAAATGGCACTCCAGCGGCTGCGGGAAGCGGCAGAAAAGGCTAAAATCGAACTGTCTAACCTCACAGAAACCCCCATCAACCTCCCCTTCATCACCGCCGACGAAAGTGGCCCTAAACACCTAGAAGTAGAACTAACTAGGGCCAAACTAGAAGAGCTGATCGGGCACTTGGTAAGAAAAACCATTGAGCCCATGGAACAGGCCCTAAGAGACTCAGAATTGTCCAAGGACAAAATTAGCCGTGTGCTGCTGGTGGGGGGTAGTACCCGCATCCCAATGGTAAGAAGACTTATCGAAGAATATTTTGGTGGAGCAGTCCCCATAGATCGCTCCGTCAACCCCGACGAGGCTGTGGCCCTAGGGGCAGCACTCCAAGGGGGTATCCTCGGCGGTGAAGTACGCGACCTTCTCTTGTTGGACGTAGTGCCGCTGTCACTAGGCGTAGAGACAATGGGGGAAGTGTTCACCAAAATCATCGAAAGAAACACCACTATCCCCGTCAGCCGCACCCAGGTATTTTCCACTGCCGTGGACGGGCAAACCTCCGTTGAAATCCACGTGCTACAGGGGGAACGCCCCATGGCTAAAGACAACAAGAGTCTGGGCAAATTCCTTCTAACCGGCATCCCACCAGCACCCAGGGGCGTACCCCAGATAGAAGTCACCTTTGAGATAGACGTAGATGGCATCCTCAGGGTTTCCGCAAGGGACAAAGGCACTGGGCAAGAAAAAAGTATTGTTATCACTAATACTGGCGCCCTCAGCTCCGCAGAAATCGAGAGCATGAGAGAAGCCGCCCAGAAATACGCAGCCGAAGACCGTCGTCGTTTACAACTTGTCGAAATTAAGAGACAGCTGGATAGCTTGATGTATAGCTACCAGTTGATGTTAGAAAAAACCCCAGAAATAGTACCCCCCAGTATCCGCCGCGAAGTCCAAACCCGGGAAAAGGCTATCCTAGACGCCATCGAGGACTTTTCTATGCCCGTGGCGGAAGTGGAAAAAATGCTAGCCAGCTTCAGGGATTTGATTCTCAATATTGGCGCCCGCGCCTATGAGTCGGCCGCAGCACAAGATGCTACAGAAGTAGGTGAACAGCCTCCCCGCGAATCCACCACTTATGAGCCTCTGGATGAAGACGATGAATTCAAGAGTATTGAACAAGAAATCCTTACCGGTTTAAGTCAAATCTCTGAAGAGCCCATCAATGTAGAATTTGACTATGACAAGGATGAAACCATCACCGGCGACTATGAAGCAGTAGATTAG
- a CDS encoding EAL domain-containing protein gives MSVATVTDYKNRVLELERILEELRLKYSDDRFLLSVFHCLNRDNDILEFLRHACELVVNEYNLDLCYFSYGLAEGKRLYIFSHSGHWQETEGIFISIDKGLKTLVHLWNNIPNNSNYVLDYESEIIGRLGLFYKFPLGVNFLFYTEGKTSGDVNILGFYSRDIRNINERVIENISRLVKIVQLEIDKLVERQIFTLCQKAIEQDNIGVIITDASPPYSLVWCNEKGKKFSHSLTNQYRQLIESTGGECVRRIVEVDLDGSQGWNEVKIFPISLQDIRRLVLLIYDYTEEYLLKENFLRQKEELQAVNAQLNLISQLNQMREYSLREILEFYFEKIADICHFDLIILSELLGQKCNIIAGYSRDSQKEFSPRVQCFLSYFTAKAIANKRMISSLEEANKDIFLESKILDLPGGVYWGFPIEINGEYAMVLHLFCLKSKPNFEIQNSLLDSVVNTVKHIVVSEERELENEQISIALRESRERLNSIIESLDDVIWSIHPQTLQIIYINQAAEKLFHVPLSRIFQKRTYWLDLVSPKEREKVKEMYANLFSTSLLGGGEKSHDIEYEIILEDGTRKYVRDRATVIYDNEGKELRIDGIITDITTRRNAQKALEKSEEEFRLIFELAPTGMMITNLDGQIIQVNNSLCELLRYPSEELLSKNELSICHPEDKEKCHLYKHKIITECLEQYRQERRFLASNGCVIHTRVNITALRNKEGRIIQFIQQILDISDIKIMEQQMFYDAFYDKLTGLPNRFLLLDRIKQFLKLNKEDPQQFCAVLLVDVDNFKKVNDSFGHRIGDELLTLIADNLVRCVAGKDTVARFSGDEFIVFLPDINSEKEVEYVAQKIVSNCFVDAEFEGQRVMSTVSVGITTSYSGHETAEEMIRDADIAVHHAKEKGGNCYQIFKPAMHKDLLKRLTLESSLLRGLENGEFELYYQPIVNLQTGRIAGFEALIRWHNPTHGFVSPMDFIPIAEETGLIVTLGNWIFSEAAKQAFLWQSEYPHYGLFVSINVSGKQLFHPHLLEEIDLIINSTGVDPRLLKLEITESVLVKDYEHAKAVLEEIQARKLQICLDDFGTGYSSLSYLHHLPFNCLKIDKGFIQPLSHPSSSNPIVEAIVNLAHNLSLEVIAEGIETETQQEILKRIRCHYGQGYLYSPPVGATKAGELIRKGQLTN, from the coding sequence GTGTCTGTCGCAACGGTTACTGACTATAAAAATAGAGTTTTGGAGTTGGAGAGAATCTTGGAGGAGTTGAGACTCAAATATTCTGATGACAGGTTTTTACTATCAGTTTTCCATTGCCTCAATAGGGATAATGACATTCTAGAATTTCTCCGGCATGCCTGTGAATTAGTCGTCAATGAGTATAATCTTGATTTGTGTTATTTTTCTTATGGGTTAGCCGAAGGAAAACGTCTTTATATCTTTTCCCATTCTGGCCATTGGCAGGAAACAGAAGGCATTTTTATCTCCATAGATAAGGGTTTGAAAACTCTTGTCCACTTGTGGAATAATATTCCCAATAACAGCAATTATGTTTTAGACTATGAAAGTGAAATAATTGGGAGGCTGGGGTTGTTTTATAAGTTTCCCCTGGGAGTTAATTTTCTGTTTTATACTGAGGGAAAAACTAGTGGTGATGTAAACATCCTTGGGTTTTATAGCAGAGACATAAGGAATATCAACGAAAGGGTAATAGAAAATATCAGCAGGTTGGTGAAAATTGTCCAACTGGAAATAGACAAACTGGTTGAGAGACAAATATTCACCCTGTGCCAAAAAGCAATTGAACAGGATAATATTGGGGTTATTATAACCGATGCAAGTCCTCCCTATTCTTTAGTTTGGTGTAATGAAAAGGGGAAAAAGTTTAGTCATTCCCTTACTAATCAATACCGACAACTAATTGAGTCTACTGGTGGAGAGTGTGTAAGACGGATTGTAGAGGTAGATTTAGACGGTAGCCAAGGCTGGAATGAAGTCAAAATTTTTCCTATCTCTCTCCAAGATATCAGGAGATTAGTCCTTCTTATTTACGATTATACAGAGGAGTATTTACTAAAAGAAAACTTTCTGAGGCAAAAGGAGGAGTTGCAGGCAGTAAATGCCCAGTTAAACTTGATTAGTCAGCTTAACCAGATGAGGGAATACAGCTTACGGGAAATCCTAGAGTTTTATTTTGAAAAGATAGCAGACATTTGCCATTTCGACTTGATTATTCTTTCGGAGTTGTTAGGACAAAAATGTAATATTATTGCCGGATACAGTAGGGATTCTCAAAAAGAATTTTCCCCTCGTGTTCAATGTTTTCTCAGTTATTTTACTGCCAAAGCTATTGCCAACAAAAGGATGATTTCTTCCCTAGAAGAGGCGAACAAAGATATATTTCTGGAATCTAAAATCCTAGATTTGCCCGGGGGTGTATATTGGGGTTTCCCCATAGAAATTAATGGAGAATACGCCATGGTTTTGCATTTATTTTGCCTCAAAAGTAAGCCTAACTTTGAAATCCAAAATAGTTTGCTAGATTCTGTAGTTAATACTGTAAAACATATTGTTGTCAGTGAGGAAAGGGAGTTAGAAAACGAACAAATTAGTATTGCTTTGAGAGAAAGTAGGGAAAGACTCAATAGTATTATTGAGTCTCTGGATGATGTAATTTGGTCGATTCATCCCCAAACTTTACAAATAATATACATAAACCAAGCAGCGGAAAAATTATTCCATGTGCCCCTGAGTAGAATTTTTCAGAAGAGGACATACTGGTTAGATTTAGTAAGTCCGAAGGAGAGGGAGAAGGTGAAAGAAATGTATGCCAACCTCTTCAGTACTTCTTTGTTAGGAGGGGGAGAAAAAAGTCATGATATAGAGTATGAGATAATCCTGGAAGATGGCACAAGAAAGTATGTGAGAGACAGGGCGACAGTAATTTATGACAATGAGGGGAAAGAATTAAGAATTGACGGCATAATTACAGACATTACTACTAGAAGGAATGCTCAAAAAGCCCTGGAGAAGAGTGAAGAAGAATTTAGACTCATATTTGAACTTGCCCCCACTGGCATGATGATTACCAATTTAGATGGCCAAATTATTCAAGTTAATAATTCTCTCTGCGAGTTGCTGAGGTATCCTTCGGAGGAATTGCTGTCTAAGAATGAACTGAGTATTTGTCATCCCGAAGACAAGGAGAAATGTCATTTATACAAGCATAAAATTATCACAGAGTGTTTGGAGCAATACCGTCAAGAGAGACGTTTTTTAGCAAGCAATGGCTGTGTGATTCATACCAGAGTTAACATTACGGCTTTGAGAAACAAGGAGGGGAGAATTATTCAGTTCATCCAACAAATTTTGGACATTTCTGATATAAAAATAATGGAACAACAGATGTTCTATGACGCTTTCTATGACAAACTAACGGGCTTACCCAATCGTTTTCTCTTGTTAGATCGTATCAAACAGTTTTTAAAATTAAACAAAGAAGACCCTCAACAATTTTGTGCGGTTTTGTTGGTGGATGTGGACAATTTCAAGAAGGTAAATGATAGTTTTGGGCACAGAATTGGGGATGAATTGTTAACATTAATTGCTGATAACCTAGTAAGATGTGTTGCCGGGAAGGATACGGTAGCCCGTTTTAGTGGAGATGAGTTTATTGTATTTCTGCCAGATATAAATTCAGAAAAAGAAGTGGAGTATGTTGCCCAAAAGATTGTCTCTAACTGTTTTGTAGATGCGGAGTTTGAGGGGCAGAGGGTAATGTCGACTGTAAGTGTAGGAATTACAACCAGTTATAGTGGCCATGAGACGGCAGAAGAAATGATAAGGGATGCAGACATTGCTGTACATCATGCGAAGGAGAAGGGGGGCAACTGTTACCAGATATTCAAGCCGGCAATGCATAAAGACTTGCTAAAAAGACTGACTTTAGAATCGTCGTTGTTGAGGGGGTTAGAAAATGGGGAATTTGAATTATACTATCAACCCATTGTCAACTTGCAGACGGGGAGAATTGCCGGGTTTGAGGCTTTGATTCGTTGGCATAATCCGACTCACGGTTTTGTTTCGCCGATGGATTTTATTCCCATTGCGGAGGAGACGGGGTTAATTGTCACCCTTGGCAATTGGATTTTCTCCGAGGCGGCAAAACAGGCTTTCCTCTGGCAGTCTGAATATCCCCACTATGGTCTGTTTGTTTCTATCAATGTCTCCGGCAAACAGTTATTTCATCCCCATCTACTGGAGGAGATTGACCTAATTATCAATTCCACGGGGGTAGATCCTCGGCTTTTAAAACTGGAAATCACCGAGAGCGTATTAGTAAAAGACTACGAACATGCCAAGGCCGTTTTGGAAGAAATCCAAGCCAGGAAACTACAAATATGTTTAGATGATTTTGGCACTGGTTATTCTTCTTTGAGTTACCTGCACCATTTGCCGTTTAACTGTTTGAAGATAGACAAGGGTTTTATCCAACCTTTGAGCCATCCTTCATCTTCTAATCCCATTGTGGAAGCTATTGTGAACTTAGCACATAACCTGTCACTGGAGGTAATAGCGGAAGGGATTGAGACGGAGACACAACAGGAGATTTTAAAGAGGATTCGCTGTCATTATGGACAAGGCTACCTGTATTCGCCACCGGTGGGGGCAACGAAGGCAGGGGAGTTGATAAGAAAGGGGCAACTGACAAACTAA